The Cardinium endosymbiont of Culicoides punctatus genome has a segment encoding these proteins:
- a CDS encoding peptidase domain-containing ABC transporter, producing the protein MSHFPFYKQPDAMDCGPTCLRMIAKHYGRTVSLQKLRMLSETTRAGSSILYLSKTAEQLGFRTVGIKTTFQKLAAEAPLPAIVYWQQNHFVIVYKIKKEKVWVADPAHGLITYSLPEFLAGWIGPNATPTTEAGIGLLLEPTPKLMEEEEDDLPPKRGLGFLFQYIFRYKRFMAQLFIGLLVTSLLQLIHPFLAQSVMDIGIKNGNLHFIYLMLVAQILLFLGRSSIQIIRSWLLLHISTRVNITLISDFFLKLMRLPISFFDVKMTGDLMQRINDHDRIRKLLTTTTLNTLFSFVQLFIFIPLLIWYHIQFFFIYCIGGFLHILWIMLFLSKRKTLDYKQFAQSSKGNSKIMELLHGMQEIKLHNAETQKRWEWEYLQAALFKLHVRQLSLEQIESIGANILHEIQNILVSILSATLVIHGQITIGMMMAISYVMGQLNSPIEQLINLIYTIQDTLIALERLSEIHQKPDEQMEPLGEMLPLPRTHPDLILESVSFRYTGKTTPTLQNITLTIPAQKLTAIVGMSGSGKTTLMKLLLKFYETSEGSIRVGNIPLSRIAHATWRHHCGVVMQEGFLFNDTIAHNIAVGQETVDIEKLLYAAEIASLTSFIESLPLGYNTRVGVDGVSISTGEKQRILIARAVYKNPQCIFFDEATSSLDANNEHHIMDGLAQFFKNRTAVVIAHRLSTVRNAHQIIVLDHGKVVEQGTHQELLDAQGAYYALVKNQLNC; encoded by the coding sequence ATGTCCCATTTTCCTTTTTACAAACAACCCGATGCAATGGACTGTGGTCCTACCTGTCTGCGGATGATTGCCAAACACTATGGCCGTACGGTGTCGCTGCAAAAATTGCGTATGCTCTCGGAAACTACCAGAGCAGGAAGTTCAATACTTTACCTAAGTAAGACAGCAGAACAACTAGGCTTTCGCACAGTAGGTATCAAAACAACTTTTCAAAAACTAGCAGCAGAAGCTCCCCTGCCTGCTATTGTATATTGGCAACAAAATCATTTTGTAATCGTCTATAAAATCAAAAAAGAAAAGGTATGGGTGGCAGATCCAGCTCATGGACTGATCACCTATTCTTTGCCAGAATTTTTAGCAGGTTGGATTGGCCCCAACGCTACACCAACCACCGAAGCCGGTATTGGCTTGCTTCTAGAACCCACTCCTAAGCTTATGGAAGAGGAGGAAGATGATCTACCACCTAAACGGGGATTGGGCTTTCTCTTTCAATATATTTTTCGCTATAAGCGGTTTATGGCACAACTCTTTATAGGATTGTTGGTTACCAGCTTACTGCAATTAATACATCCCTTTTTAGCCCAAAGTGTCATGGACATTGGGATTAAAAATGGCAATTTGCATTTTATTTATTTAATGCTGGTAGCACAAATCTTGCTCTTCCTGGGTCGTAGCAGTATCCAAATCATACGTAGTTGGTTGTTGCTCCACATCAGTACACGGGTCAATATTACCCTTATTTCCGATTTTTTCCTTAAACTGATGCGGTTGCCTATTTCTTTTTTTGACGTTAAGATGACAGGTGACCTTATGCAACGCATTAACGACCATGATCGCATTCGAAAATTATTAACTACAACTACGTTAAACACACTGTTTTCGTTTGTACAGCTCTTTATCTTTATACCACTGCTTATCTGGTACCACATACAGTTTTTCTTTATCTATTGTATAGGAGGATTCTTGCATATACTTTGGATTATGCTCTTCTTAAGTAAACGGAAAACATTAGACTACAAACAATTTGCGCAATCCAGTAAAGGAAATAGTAAGATTATGGAGCTGCTGCATGGTATGCAAGAAATCAAACTGCATAATGCCGAGACACAAAAACGATGGGAGTGGGAATATCTCCAAGCTGCGTTATTTAAACTCCATGTACGGCAGTTGTCGCTCGAGCAAATTGAATCAATAGGCGCTAATATTTTACACGAAATCCAAAATATCTTGGTTTCCATCTTATCAGCCACTTTGGTCATTCATGGTCAGATTACTATTGGCATGATGATGGCTATTTCCTACGTAATGGGTCAGCTGAATAGCCCTATTGAACAGCTCATCAACTTGATTTATACCATTCAAGATACCCTTATCGCATTGGAGCGTCTTTCGGAAATCCACCAAAAACCGGACGAACAAATGGAACCGTTGGGAGAAATGCTTCCTTTGCCACGTACCCATCCAGATCTTATATTAGAAAGTGTTTCATTTCGTTATACAGGAAAAACCACTCCCACATTACAAAATATCACTTTAACCATCCCTGCACAGAAGTTAACGGCTATTGTAGGTATGAGTGGTAGCGGTAAAACCACACTTATGAAGTTACTGCTTAAATTTTATGAAACCAGTGAAGGAAGCATTCGTGTAGGCAATATACCATTAAGTAGGATTGCACATGCTACTTGGCGCCATCATTGCGGAGTTGTTATGCAAGAAGGCTTTCTATTTAATGACACCATTGCACATAATATTGCCGTGGGGCAAGAGACCGTTGATATAGAAAAGCTGCTTTATGCAGCCGAAATAGCCAGCTTGACTTCATTTATAGAAAGTCTCCCCTTGGGATACAATACGCGTGTAGGTGTAGATGGTGTAAGCATTAGTACAGGCGAAAAGCAACGGATTTTAATTGCACGTGCTGTATATAAAAATCCCCAGTGCATTTTCTTTGACGAAGCTACTAGTTCCTTGGATGCCAACAATGAACACCATATTATGGATGGATTAGCGCAATTTTTTAAAAATAGGACTGCTGTAGTCATTGCCCATCGACTGAGCACTGTACGTAATGCCCATCAAATTATTGTTTTAGATCATGGTAAAGTAGTTGAACAGGGTACACACCAAGAACTTTTAGATGCACAAGGGGCTTACTATGCGTTGGTGAAAAACCAATTGAACTGCTAA
- a CDS encoding outer membrane beta-barrel protein, giving the protein MASSGRFSAHCSPAISINTVYSQREPVIQSKGSAPRIHFGAAYNFFLQEHCDLTTGLSFSFGHISLVRTADTADLDIDEQYLLKSIWLPIELKFYTSEVRIDTSVYFKVGIVPSIHLPSRPTSTLKAGQVPFVTIRPFGLLILLGIGAKYDFSLTNSLCVGLSYYWDAPGIMYKNDPKSGSVHCHNNFLCIDISILF; this is encoded by the coding sequence ATGGCATCATCGGGTCGTTTTAGTGCCCACTGCTCTCCCGCTATATCTATAAATACAGTTTATTCCCAAAGAGAACCTGTCATCCAGAGTAAAGGAAGTGCTCCAAGAATACACTTTGGTGCGGCATACAACTTTTTCCTTCAAGAGCATTGCGACCTTACGACAGGTCTTAGTTTCTCATTTGGCCACATCAGCCTTGTACGTACTGCAGATACCGCTGATCTTGATATAGATGAGCAATATTTATTAAAGTCAATTTGGCTGCCTATTGAGTTAAAATTTTATACAAGCGAAGTGAGGATTGACACTAGTGTCTACTTTAAAGTAGGCATAGTTCCATCCATACATCTTCCTAGTAGACCTACATCTACATTAAAAGCTGGACAAGTTCCTTTCGTAACCATTCGGCCATTCGGCCTTTTAATTCTCCTAGGGATCGGGGCAAAATATGATTTTAGTTTAACCAACAGCCTCTGTGTGGGCTTAAGTTATTATTGGGATGCGCCAGGTATTATGTACAAGAATGATCCAAAGAGTGGTTCAGTGCATTGCCACAATAATTTTTTGTGCATAGATATTTCTATTTTATTTTAA
- a CDS encoding CPBP family intramembrane glutamic endopeptidase, whose protein sequence is MIQDTSLHSTTTAKTLSLILASMIFMGSAWMYLKQVDPKLFQGIRQGYRPRWTTTLLATGFAILEFLFLICSMYLIELYFPNFVANFRLEAAEQKEWLIFTYKDLSFPAFFLCSIIGTALVPAISEELFFRGALQSILLKKIRRVWIAIGITALMFSFMHGVFSGIVLFPLAVLYGTLYYRTKNLFITIVMHLVHNSIVGWVRYTSQNDTNTLIDDWLSAPSCCVGLVVSVALGYFCFKMLIKQSVHYSTT, encoded by the coding sequence ATGATACAAGATACTAGTCTACATAGTACAACTACTGCAAAAACGTTGAGTCTTATCTTGGCAAGCATGATATTTATGGGTAGTGCATGGATGTACTTAAAACAAGTAGACCCAAAACTATTCCAAGGAATTCGTCAGGGTTATAGGCCTAGATGGACAACAACGCTGCTGGCCACCGGATTTGCTATATTGGAGTTTTTATTTTTGATATGCAGTATGTATTTGATCGAACTATACTTCCCTAATTTTGTAGCAAATTTTCGGTTAGAGGCAGCTGAACAAAAGGAATGGTTGATTTTTACCTATAAAGACCTATCTTTCCCCGCCTTTTTCTTATGCTCTATTATAGGTACTGCATTGGTACCAGCCATTAGTGAAGAACTTTTTTTTCGTGGTGCATTGCAATCCATTTTATTGAAGAAAATCAGACGGGTTTGGATTGCTATTGGAATTACTGCGTTGATGTTTTCTTTCATGCATGGGGTATTTTCAGGTATTGTATTGTTTCCTTTAGCGGTGTTGTATGGGACCCTTTATTATCGAACAAAAAATCTATTTATAACTATCGTTATGCACTTGGTTCATAATAGCATAGTGGGATGGGTAAGATATACTTCTCAAAACGATACGAATACACTTATAGATGATTGGCTTTCAGCACCTTCATGCTGCGTGGGTTTGGTTGTAAGTGTTGCTTTAGGCTATTTTTGTTTTAAAATGCTTATTAAGCAATCTGTTCATTATTCCACAACTTGA
- a CDS encoding AAA family ATPase, translated as MFCQKNTSIDTVLLYLILSLFSCKANKYAMDVEKLEDNLEIGHDAKRQKLAYTGVLPICQSDIRDVIHSGYYADKTEYVWRLIKRNGPVFLVRPRRFGKTLLIDTIDKIAQGEEYRYLFSDCFIETGAIKLNPDDPNEIPQKYVPLGGKWPKYPVIRLDFSELDNKTPEKLEKSLIDRLDDVAAHYNKKIEGDSFQTKYIRLINALVELKHDYEPKVIVLIDEYDSSIAKLKSHLDKLYQEYKIKEDSKSKPQVITDAETLYKKNKDILEDFLSVVKSCSGSCQLILLTGVYKFSLSELGSGANIFHPGNVSLHTQYAGVVGYTKKHIEAVFTRYPFIKNRIENCYKKTNASSNNGYVMDRMQAYYNGYKFHPYGEPMYNPSSVLSCFEFGEIKGYWKDTADTTILTDQIEANIERFSVKNIKESLLQTESDLLSTKDLKKLDIIPLMYQTGYLTIKSYDVENQKYTLDFPNQEVKQALYEHFEKYLTNQERTYGIAESLNVQSAFKEEDWKRLFSIFRSNCYAQASYELTEKSEKSFHALLYSFLNGVFLGDENVEISAEMGSNIGQTDIVIKDKSNHTIYILELKLNKDACMGLKQILNRDYYGQYINTYKKIVCISLNIRFNDNNKNDPDPSHRNIDECSVLIQRRDLNNNWENKT; from the coding sequence ATGTTTTGTCAAAAAAACACAAGTATTGATACGGTATTACTGTATCTTATACTATCTTTATTTTCATGTAAGGCTAATAAATATGCTATGGATGTGGAAAAATTAGAAGACAATCTAGAAATAGGACATGATGCTAAAAGACAAAAATTAGCCTACACAGGCGTTTTACCTATTTGTCAATCTGATATTAGAGATGTAATTCATTCAGGATATTACGCAGATAAAACAGAATATGTTTGGCGTTTAATAAAAAGAAATGGTCCTGTGTTCTTGGTACGTCCACGTAGATTTGGTAAAACTTTACTGATAGACACGATAGATAAAATTGCACAAGGAGAGGAATATAGATATTTGTTTTCAGATTGTTTTATAGAGACCGGTGCAATCAAATTAAATCCAGATGATCCAAATGAAATACCTCAAAAATATGTTCCGCTAGGTGGAAAATGGCCAAAATATCCAGTCATTAGGTTGGATTTTTCAGAACTAGATAACAAGACACCAGAGAAATTAGAAAAATCGCTTATAGATAGGCTAGACGATGTTGCTGCACATTATAATAAAAAAATAGAGGGAGATTCATTCCAAACCAAATATATAAGACTTATTAATGCTCTGGTAGAGCTAAAGCATGACTACGAACCTAAAGTCATTGTCTTAATAGATGAATATGATAGTTCCATAGCAAAGCTTAAGTCTCATCTTGATAAGCTGTATCAAGAATATAAAATTAAAGAAGATAGTAAATCAAAGCCTCAAGTTATTACTGATGCAGAGACTTTATACAAAAAAAACAAAGATATTCTTGAAGATTTTTTATCTGTAGTAAAAAGCTGTTCCGGTTCTTGTCAATTAATACTTTTAACAGGGGTATATAAATTTAGTCTTAGTGAATTAGGTTCCGGTGCTAATATATTTCATCCAGGAAATGTATCTCTTCATACACAATATGCAGGTGTTGTTGGGTATACAAAAAAACATATTGAAGCAGTCTTTACAAGATATCCATTTATAAAAAATAGGATTGAAAATTGTTACAAAAAGACTAATGCTTCATCTAATAATGGTTACGTTATGGATCGTATGCAAGCATATTACAATGGTTATAAGTTCCATCCTTATGGTGAACCCATGTATAACCCTTCTTCTGTACTCTCTTGTTTTGAGTTTGGAGAGATAAAAGGTTATTGGAAAGACACTGCAGATACTACGATATTAACAGATCAAATAGAAGCTAATATAGAAAGATTTTCAGTAAAAAACATTAAAGAAAGTTTATTACAAACAGAGAGTGATCTGCTTTCTACCAAAGATCTTAAAAAACTAGATATTATTCCATTAATGTATCAAACGGGCTATTTGACAATAAAGTCGTATGATGTTGAAAATCAAAAATATACTTTAGACTTTCCTAATCAAGAAGTAAAGCAAGCTTTATATGAGCATTTTGAAAAATACCTTACTAATCAAGAAAGAACATATGGCATAGCAGAAAGTTTGAATGTGCAATCAGCTTTTAAAGAAGAAGATTGGAAACGACTTTTTTCTATATTTAGAAGTAATTGTTACGCTCAAGCCAGTTATGAACTAACAGAAAAATCTGAAAAGAGTTTTCATGCATTACTCTATAGTTTTTTAAATGGCGTGTTTTTAGGTGATGAAAATGTAGAAATTTCAGCAGAAATGGGATCAAACATAGGTCAAACGGATATTGTCATAAAGGATAAATCCAATCATACCATTTATATACTTGAGTTAAAATTAAATAAAGATGCTTGTATGGGATTAAAACAAATACTAAATAGAGATTATTATGGTCAGTATATTAATACATATAAAAAGATCGTATGTATAAGCTTAAATATTAGATTTAATGACAACAATAAAAACGATCCAGATCCTAGCCATCGCAATATCGATGAATGTTCTGTGCTAATCCAACGTAGAGATCTTAACAACAATTGGGAAAATAAAACATAA
- a CDS encoding CPBP family intramembrane glutamic endopeptidase gives MLFIEALIMESQLVLWPLSLETIRSWAIDIEKTYYYSLFKELLTFSNPIDFIWKGLCVLSLFPAIIEEIFFRGILQNLLVKKIKKPFIGIVITSMLFSLLHMRPYGSILLFGMGLLLGYIYFISGHIIVPIFIHFIHNSIICYAAFFQEGNCLDINRLLVKSIFPFIINRTFALLVKNTVYRLVYKIEKC, from the coding sequence ATGCTTTTTATAGAAGCTTTGATTATGGAAAGTCAATTGGTCCTATGGCCACTATCACTTGAAACCATTAGATCATGGGCTATAGATATAGAAAAGACCTATTATTATTCATTATTTAAAGAGTTGCTTACTTTTTCTAACCCTATTGATTTTATTTGGAAAGGGTTATGCGTATTGTCATTATTTCCAGCCATAATAGAGGAGATTTTTTTTAGGGGTATATTACAAAATCTTCTTGTAAAGAAGATAAAAAAACCATTTATAGGTATAGTAATAACCTCGATGTTATTTTCTCTATTACACATGCGTCCTTACGGGAGTATTCTTTTATTTGGAATGGGATTACTATTGGGATACATATACTTTATATCTGGTCATATAATAGTACCTATATTCATCCACTTTATACATAATAGTATAATTTGCTATGCTGCTTTTTTTCAAGAGGGAAATTGTTTAGACATAAATCGTTTATTAGTAAAAAGTATATTTCCTTTTATTATTAACAGGACTTTCGCACTTTTAGTTAAAAACACTGTTTATAGACTAGTCTATAAAATAGAGAAATGTTAA
- a CDS encoding GNAT family N-acetyltransferase: MIGCQTTYRHQGIQSSIFKQTLSDGGILETSLQGKTSQGLQWRLNNVSSSDPTMYEFMTKCVLKNSTSDADVTNITHENLHKTISQLGDSYFPMEKPHGLYRLTLMQNEQEYLSVGHAENSLFDTLTGETHLGYSINDQFRCKGLATSMVDAIVTRWAPEVKRIGEGIGLNPEKDNKLIKQFRCFGDRSLTRIVTSCLPDNKASIRVLEKTGFISGDLTFYEEDNPDFDFTTHDMDLENCKVQEIIHNEKLLDVVKFLKSNPDHSYRYIDKHGVPRTINYNSKLDAIHYKFKYDI; encoded by the coding sequence ATGATAGGCTGCCAAACAACTTATCGACATCAAGGAATACAGTCTTCTATTTTTAAACAGACATTATCTGATGGTGGAATATTAGAAACTTCCTTACAAGGAAAGACATCACAAGGGTTGCAATGGAGATTGAATAATGTATCTAGTAGTGATCCTACTATGTATGAATTTATGACAAAATGTGTGCTTAAAAATAGCACATCTGATGCAGATGTAACTAATATAACCCATGAAAATCTACATAAAACTATTTCCCAACTTGGAGATTCCTATTTTCCAATGGAAAAACCACATGGATTATATAGATTAACCCTAATGCAAAATGAACAAGAATATCTCTCTGTGGGTCATGCAGAAAATAGTCTATTTGACACTTTAACTGGAGAAACTCATCTTGGATATTCGATAAATGATCAATTCCGTTGTAAGGGACTTGCTACAAGTATGGTAGATGCCATAGTTACTCGTTGGGCTCCAGAAGTTAAACGTATTGGAGAAGGAATAGGATTAAATCCAGAAAAAGACAACAAATTGATAAAACAATTTCGTTGTTTTGGAGATCGTTCTTTAACCAGGATAGTGACATCTTGCTTGCCAGATAATAAAGCCTCTATACGTGTACTAGAGAAAACAGGATTTATATCTGGAGATTTGACCTTTTATGAAGAAGATAATCCTGATTTTGATTTTACTACACATGATATGGATCTAGAGAACTGTAAAGTTCAGGAGATTATTCATAATGAAAAATTATTGGATGTAGTGAAGTTTCTAAAATCAAATCCTGATCATTCCTATAGATATATAGATAAACATGGTGTTCCTAGGACAATAAATTATAATAGCAAACTAGATGCTATTCATTATAAATTTAAATACGATATATAA
- a CDS encoding PD-(D/E)XK nuclease family transposase, translating into MKEIISFDYAIKYLLKDKGDYEIVEGFISALLGSQGYKPIKIKSLLESENNKESKLLKRSIADVIVEDDQGNNYIVEIDRSYTKSFLHKACFNTSRLIVDHLGANQKFLEIKKVFHINLLYFSFKEIKAPLHHGKVLFHKIDRDHPIDMHFMDRGMCTFDAYNIFPEYFVISIPLFDDVIKQELDEWLYVMKHSKVKEDFKSPYMQKVAERLNVLKMSDEELEGYNAYMHTVIKEHDYLVSAEAKGFEEGEKLGLEKGKKLGIEKGKIEGEKLGIEKGEKLGIEKGRYATALKMLQLNMDINTISDVTTLSKEEIISIVNENNLNNQS; encoded by the coding sequence ATGAAAGAAATTATAAGTTTTGATTATGCGATCAAATACCTTCTTAAAGATAAAGGGGACTATGAAATCGTCGAGGGCTTTATTTCCGCTCTGCTTGGTTCCCAAGGGTATAAACCCATTAAAATCAAGTCCCTGCTTGAAAGTGAAAACAATAAAGAAAGTAAACTCTTAAAACGAAGTATTGCAGATGTTATTGTAGAAGATGACCAAGGCAACAATTATATTGTAGAAATTGATCGCTCCTATACCAAATCATTTCTGCATAAGGCTTGTTTTAATACTTCAAGACTTATTGTGGATCATCTTGGAGCAAATCAAAAATTCTTAGAAATAAAGAAGGTTTTCCATATCAATCTACTATATTTTTCATTCAAAGAAATCAAGGCACCACTTCATCATGGTAAAGTATTATTTCATAAAATAGACAGGGATCATCCCATAGACATGCATTTCATGGATAGAGGCATGTGCACCTTTGATGCCTATAATATTTTCCCTGAGTACTTTGTGATATCTATACCCCTTTTTGATGATGTTATAAAACAAGAACTTGATGAGTGGCTATATGTAATGAAGCATTCTAAAGTAAAAGAAGACTTTAAATCTCCTTACATGCAAAAAGTAGCAGAACGACTTAATGTATTAAAGATGTCAGATGAAGAACTGGAAGGATATAATGCTTATATGCATACTGTAATAAAAGAACATGATTATCTAGTCTCTGCAGAAGCAAAAGGTTTTGAAGAGGGAGAGAAGCTTGGTTTAGAGAAAGGGAAAAAACTTGGAATAGAAAAAGGAAAGATAGAAGGAGAAAAGCTTGGAATAGAAAAAGGGGAAAAACTTGGAATAGAGAAAGGGCGTTATGCTACTGCCTTAAAGATGCTACAGTTAAACATGGATATAAATACTATCTCAGATGTTACTACGCTTTCTAAAGAAGAAATTATATCTATTGTTAACGAAAACAACTTAAATAATCAATCCTAA
- a CDS encoding HlyD family secretion protein, which produces MKPKELELRSTIVQEILGYIPHWMIRWGITLFAILLVMGLFIAWLIKYPDVLAGKGRLTSAVPPIVLQTTQPGTISRLYVSDNVIVDAHAPLAEIQSGLSGSAIAYLKKWIPLVEQELAKHCFSIQQHDPIHTYTGTLGPAQEAYNHIQTEIHRYISTFQNDHHQTQYQYITEKMAHTKSLLAITKKQLTYTQRIVMQEKAKFHAKQKLYQKKMLSQVDFFEQEASLLRKLEQVANIEKDIVGHQMTLGEQQKTLKELQFTHRQNRTLLESTIRGILQSLQKEVALWKQNYQLVAPFAGRICHLDRWITDQQVSSGQALFAVVPTDEHYIVELHLPSTGYGKITKGQLARIQLPAYPEQEYGYLQGIVASIALVPHADTYRVTLTLPKGLTTNYNKKIAFKPNMECSAEIITEDMRLLTRMFYKLLRLKND; this is translated from the coding sequence ATGAAGCCAAAAGAATTGGAATTACGCAGTACAATTGTCCAGGAAATCCTGGGTTACATTCCCCACTGGATGATTCGTTGGGGAATTACTTTGTTTGCCATACTTTTAGTTATGGGACTCTTTATTGCCTGGCTGATTAAATACCCAGATGTTTTAGCAGGAAAGGGACGCTTAACCAGTGCTGTGCCACCTATTGTCCTTCAGACTACACAACCAGGAACGATAAGCCGACTTTACGTATCAGACAATGTAATTGTAGATGCACATGCGCCTTTAGCAGAAATCCAGAGTGGGCTAAGTGGATCAGCGATTGCTTATTTAAAAAAATGGATTCCATTGGTAGAGCAAGAACTTGCCAAACATTGCTTCTCTATACAACAACATGATCCAATCCATACCTATACCGGCACATTGGGTCCTGCGCAAGAGGCTTATAATCATATTCAAACTGAAATACATCGGTACATCAGCACCTTTCAAAATGACCACCACCAAACACAATACCAATACATTACAGAAAAAATGGCCCATACCAAATCTCTACTCGCTATCACAAAAAAGCAACTAACATATACCCAGCGAATTGTAATGCAAGAAAAAGCAAAATTCCATGCTAAACAAAAACTCTATCAAAAAAAAATGCTCTCCCAAGTAGATTTTTTTGAACAGGAAGCTAGTTTGCTACGTAAATTAGAGCAAGTGGCTAACATAGAAAAAGATATTGTCGGTCACCAAATGACCTTGGGAGAACAGCAAAAAACACTGAAAGAGCTACAATTTACCCACCGACAAAATCGAACATTATTGGAATCAACCATTCGTGGTATTTTACAAAGTCTGCAAAAAGAGGTTGCACTTTGGAAACAAAATTACCAGTTAGTAGCACCTTTTGCAGGTAGGATTTGTCATTTAGACCGTTGGATAACGGACCAACAAGTTTCATCTGGGCAGGCGCTTTTTGCTGTAGTACCTACCGATGAACATTATATAGTAGAGTTGCATTTGCCTTCTACTGGTTATGGCAAAATAACTAAGGGTCAGTTAGCCCGCATTCAGCTGCCAGCATATCCTGAGCAAGAATATGGCTACCTTCAAGGCATTGTAGCATCCATCGCATTGGTGCCCCATGCCGATACCTATCGCGTTACATTGACTTTGCCCAAAGGTTTAACCACCAATTACAATAAAAAAATTGCATTTAAACCCAATATGGAATGTTCCGCTGAAATTATAACGGAAGATATGCGACTTTTAACGCGTATGTTCTATAAACTATTACGTTTGAAAAACGATTAA
- a CDS encoding ankyrin repeat domain-containing protein — MKSTCFIYLLCACFVHTMHASENLDQEKHEVKAMRCEIANLHLAVKNNNVVMVKQLLKRPIMRDQINKVDKKGRTPIHLASQYGYSKVLPLLLAVDNMVVDQQDANGKTSLHYAAEYGHMKAVLLLMAAGANASMQDSHGYLPIHYAAQRDCVAIVSYLLKCMGGEVHYIPEHGGTILHYAMQPYWSCYSEGKVATYLLQYEHIRSLLNIQNAGGCTPLHYAMWGPSLLKILQPYSTLINADVSSDNGKTPLLEAICYRRYKFIKTLLKHFSVDVNKPDADGNTPLHGIVNVLTRDDLKPDDLSKLEIIVELLLQKKGIKVSSKNKVGKTPLALAKEAKSPNMKKIITLLRKHGAK; from the coding sequence ATGAAATCCACTTGTTTTATCTATCTATTATGCGCTTGTTTTGTGCATACAATGCATGCGTCTGAAAACCTCGACCAAGAAAAACACGAGGTAAAAGCTATGCGATGCGAAATAGCTAATTTGCATCTTGCTGTAAAAAACAATAACGTAGTTATGGTCAAGCAACTACTAAAAAGACCCATCATGAGGGATCAAATAAATAAAGTAGATAAAAAAGGGAGAACGCCCATTCATTTGGCTTCCCAGTATGGATATTCCAAGGTGCTCCCACTACTGTTAGCAGTAGACAATATGGTGGTTGACCAACAAGATGCAAATGGCAAAACGTCATTGCATTACGCTGCTGAATATGGGCATATGAAAGCGGTACTACTACTTATGGCAGCTGGAGCAAATGCATCTATGCAAGATAGTCATGGCTATTTACCCATTCATTACGCTGCACAAAGAGATTGTGTGGCTATTGTAAGTTATTTGCTAAAATGTATGGGGGGAGAAGTGCATTATATTCCTGAGCATGGTGGAACCATATTGCATTATGCCATGCAACCTTATTGGAGTTGTTATTCGGAAGGTAAAGTAGCCACTTACTTACTACAGTATGAGCACATACGCTCACTACTTAATATCCAGAATGCTGGAGGCTGTACACCATTGCATTATGCTATGTGGGGACCATCTCTTTTAAAAATTTTGCAACCTTACTCAACACTTATCAACGCAGATGTATCCTCCGATAATGGTAAAACTCCATTACTAGAGGCAATTTGCTATAGGAGATATAAATTCATCAAAACTTTATTAAAGCACTTTTCTGTTGATGTGAATAAGCCTGATGCAGATGGGAATACACCGTTGCATGGTATTGTTAATGTGTTAACAAGAGATGATTTAAAGCCGGATGATCTATCCAAACTAGAAATAATCGTAGAGCTTTTACTTCAGAAAAAAGGGATCAAAGTAAGCAGTAAAAACAAAGTAGGAAAAACACCTTTGGCATTGGCTAAAGAAGCAAAAAGTCCAAATATGAAAAAAATAATTACCTTGCTTCGTAAACATGGTGCCAAGTAA